In Salmo salar chromosome ssa24, Ssal_v3.1, whole genome shotgun sequence, the following proteins share a genomic window:
- the LOC106585698 gene encoding fibrous sheath CABYR-binding protein isoform X2: protein MPSKRKKNKRRMRRVQAQRRVLEEQHSTGAGKGTPGVAAVAPPEILNCPPLLPPPPVVKVPVVKPPEISNCHPLIPPTIVVKVPFVQPPAPVKVPEPEPVVVVVEPEVVAAEVEVETPVEAPVEVEVEAPEEVPEEVPVEAPEEVPVKAPEEVPVEAPEEVPVEAPEEVPVEAPEEVPVEAPEEVPVEAPEEVPVEAPEEVPVEAPVEPPTDETAAGQEVEESIIPETEPVTEAIPIPEAPVSALAEFKVQVENYVAITTEIAQTHDEPWLEAEVEAEIVDEVQAKVEAVVEEEPEPDPVVKAEAAPVVEAELEESGIKDGDNPIVKAEAIPEDIDVEKHETVMTEAPEEVPVETEIIPEKLWKPVEAPVEEAPVAEVAPAELLVEAPVDPVINIMADFAITESVPVAEAAMAEQVPAVPTDSLDALSELLNDVTLVTEPAPVTADKVIDAKEEIEAQMEIEAKKDAIDEKTVLDVISGDLSAPDSVISELQCHTQLAAPKDIPAEAVLNGQMAAEVAIEG from the exons ATGCCCAGCAAGAGGAAGAAGAACAAGCGCCGCATGAGAAGGGTG CAGGCCCAGAGGAGAGTCCTTGAGGAGCAGCATTCTACTGGCGCAGGCAAAGGAACCCCAGGAGTGGCTGCCGTGGCACCCCCTGAAATATTAAATTGTCCCCCCCTTCTCCCACCCCCTCCAGTAGTAAAGGTTCCAGTCGTAAAGCCCCCTGAAATATCCAATTGTCACCCCCTTATTCCCCCCACTATAGTAGTAAAGGTCCCATTCGTACAGCCACCGGCCCCAGTCAAAGTACCAGAGCCTGagcctgtggtggtggtggtagagcctGAAGTGGTAGCAGCTGAGGTTGAAGTTGAGACCCCAGTCGAAGCTCCAGTGGAGGTTGAAGTCGAGGCCCCAGAAGAAGTCCCAGAAGAAGTCCCAGTCGAGGCCCCAGAAGAAGTCCCAGTCAAGGCCCCAGAAGAAGTCCCAGTCGAGGCCCCAGAAGAAGTTCCAGTCGAGGCCCCAGAAGAAGTCCCAGTCGAGGCCCCAGAAGAAGTCCCAGTCGAGGCCCCAGAAGAAGTCCCAGTCGAGGCTCCAGAAGAAGTCCCAGTCGAGGCTCCAGAAGAAGTCCCAGTCGAGGCCCCAGTTGAGCCCCCTACAGATGAAACTGCAGCAGGGCAGGAAGTTGAAGAAAGCATCATTCCAGAGACTGAGCCAGTAACTGAG GCCATACCCATTCCTGAGGCCCCTGTGTCAGCTCTTGCTGAATTTaag GTCCAGGTCGAAAACTACGTAGCCATTACCACAGAGATCGCACAG ACTCATGACGAGCCGTGGCTCGAGGCTGAAGTGGAGGCTGAAATAGTTGACGAGGTCCAAGCGAAAGTAGAGGCAGTAGTTGAGGAAGAACCAGAGCCCGATCCCGTGGTCAAGGCCGAAGCTGCCCCAGTTGTAGAAGCTGAACTTGAAGAGTCGGGAATCAAAGACGGAGACAATCCTATCGTCAAAGCTGAAGCCATTCCTGAAGATATTGATGTAGAAAAG CATGAGACTGTTATGACAGAGGCACCTGAAGAGGTTCCAGTG GAGACAGAAATTATCCCAGAAAAGCTGTGGAAGCCCGTGGAAGCACCGGTCGAAGAAGCCCCCGTAGCCGAGGTCGCTCCAGCAGAGCTCCTTGTAGAG GCCCCAGTAGACCCTGTCATCAACATAATGGCTGACTTTGCCATCACAGAATCTGTTCCCGTTGCGGAGGCAGCCATGGCTGAACAG GTGCCCGCAGTCCCAACGGATTCACTTGACGCCCTATCGGAGTTGCTGAACGACGTCACTCTAGTCACTGAGCCCGCCCCTGTCACAGCTGATAAAGTCATTGAC GCTAAAGAGGAAATTGAAGCCCAGATGGAAATCGAGGCTAAAAAGGATGCCATAGATGAGAAGACGGTCCTTGACGTCATCTCTGGAGATTTATCTGCCCCCGACTCTGTCATCTCAGAACTGCAGTGTCACACGCAGCTCGCCGCCCCCAAG gATATCCCAGCAGAGGCCGTGCTGAATGGACAGATGGCAGCTGAGGTGGCCATTGAGGGATAG
- the LOC106585698 gene encoding fibrous sheath CABYR-binding protein isoform X3, whose product MGLIFSWLRGPRPLDSTPLLDVTVETQAIPIPEAPVSALAEFKVQVENYVAITTEIAQTHDEPWLEAEVEAEIVDEVQAKVEAVVEEEPEPDPVVKAEAAPVVEAELEESGIKDGDNPIVKAEAIPEDIDVEKHETVMTEAPEEVPVETEIIPEKLWKPVEAPVEEAPVAEVAPAELLVEAPVDPVINIMADFAITESVPVAEAAMAEQVPAVPTDSLDALSELLNDVTLVTEPAPVTADKVIDEPECEEKEAKEEIEAQMEIEAKKDAIDEKTVLDVISGDLSAPDSVISELQCHTQLAAPKDIPAEAVLNGQMAAEVAIEG is encoded by the exons ATGGGGCTCATATTCAGCTGGCTGAGGGGGCCAAGGCCCCTAGACTCCACACCCCTACTGGACGTCACCGTAGAGACACAG GCCATACCCATTCCTGAGGCCCCTGTGTCAGCTCTTGCTGAATTTaag GTCCAGGTCGAAAACTACGTAGCCATTACCACAGAGATCGCACAG ACTCATGACGAGCCGTGGCTCGAGGCTGAAGTGGAGGCTGAAATAGTTGACGAGGTCCAAGCGAAAGTAGAGGCAGTAGTTGAGGAAGAACCAGAGCCCGATCCCGTGGTCAAGGCCGAAGCTGCCCCAGTTGTAGAAGCTGAACTTGAAGAGTCGGGAATCAAAGACGGAGACAATCCTATCGTCAAAGCTGAAGCCATTCCTGAAGATATTGATGTAGAAAAG CATGAGACTGTTATGACAGAGGCACCTGAAGAGGTTCCAGTG GAGACAGAAATTATCCCAGAAAAGCTGTGGAAGCCCGTGGAAGCACCGGTCGAAGAAGCCCCCGTAGCCGAGGTCGCTCCAGCAGAGCTCCTTGTAGAG GCCCCAGTAGACCCTGTCATCAACATAATGGCTGACTTTGCCATCACAGAATCTGTTCCCGTTGCGGAGGCAGCCATGGCTGAACAG GTGCCCGCAGTCCCAACGGATTCACTTGACGCCCTATCGGAGTTGCTGAACGACGTCACTCTAGTCACTGAGCCCGCCCCTGTCACAGCTGATAAAGTCATTGAC GAGCCAGAGTGTGAGGAGAAAGAG GCTAAAGAGGAAATTGAAGCCCAGATGGAAATCGAGGCTAAAAAGGATGCCATAGATGAGAAGACGGTCCTTGACGTCATCTCTGGAGATTTATCTGCCCCCGACTCTGTCATCTCAGAACTGCAGTGTCACACGCAGCTCGCCGCCCCCAAG gATATCCCAGCAGAGGCCGTGCTGAATGGACAGATGGCAGCTGAGGTGGCCATTGAGGGATAG
- the LOC106585698 gene encoding calphotin isoform X1 yields the protein MPSKRKKNKRRMRRVQAQRRVLEEQHSTGAGKGTPGVAAVAPPEILNCPPLLPPPPVVKVPVVKPPEISNCHPLIPPTIVVKVPFVQPPAPVKVPEPEPVVVVVEPEVVAAEVEVETPVEAPVEVEVEAPEEVPEEVPVEAPEEVPVKAPEEVPVEAPEEVPVEAPEEVPVEAPEEVPVEAPEEVPVEAPEEVPVEAPEEVPVEAPVEPPTDETAAGQEVEESIIPETEPVTEAIPIPEAPVSALAEFKVQVENYVAITTEIAQTHDEPWLEAEVEAEIVDEVQAKVEAVVEEEPEPDPVVKAEAAPVVEAELEESGIKDGDNPIVKAEAIPEDIDVEKHETVMTEAPEEVPVETEIIPEKLWKPVEAPVEEAPVAEVAPAELLVEAPVDPVINIMADFAITESVPVAEAAMAEQVPAVPTDSLDALSELLNDVTLVTEPAPVTADKVIDEPECEEKEAKEEIEAQMEIEAKKDAIDEKTVLDVISGDLSAPDSVISELQCHTQLAAPKDIPAEAVLNGQMAAEVAIEG from the exons ATGCCCAGCAAGAGGAAGAAGAACAAGCGCCGCATGAGAAGGGTG CAGGCCCAGAGGAGAGTCCTTGAGGAGCAGCATTCTACTGGCGCAGGCAAAGGAACCCCAGGAGTGGCTGCCGTGGCACCCCCTGAAATATTAAATTGTCCCCCCCTTCTCCCACCCCCTCCAGTAGTAAAGGTTCCAGTCGTAAAGCCCCCTGAAATATCCAATTGTCACCCCCTTATTCCCCCCACTATAGTAGTAAAGGTCCCATTCGTACAGCCACCGGCCCCAGTCAAAGTACCAGAGCCTGagcctgtggtggtggtggtagagcctGAAGTGGTAGCAGCTGAGGTTGAAGTTGAGACCCCAGTCGAAGCTCCAGTGGAGGTTGAAGTCGAGGCCCCAGAAGAAGTCCCAGAAGAAGTCCCAGTCGAGGCCCCAGAAGAAGTCCCAGTCAAGGCCCCAGAAGAAGTCCCAGTCGAGGCCCCAGAAGAAGTTCCAGTCGAGGCCCCAGAAGAAGTCCCAGTCGAGGCCCCAGAAGAAGTCCCAGTCGAGGCCCCAGAAGAAGTCCCAGTCGAGGCTCCAGAAGAAGTCCCAGTCGAGGCTCCAGAAGAAGTCCCAGTCGAGGCCCCAGTTGAGCCCCCTACAGATGAAACTGCAGCAGGGCAGGAAGTTGAAGAAAGCATCATTCCAGAGACTGAGCCAGTAACTGAG GCCATACCCATTCCTGAGGCCCCTGTGTCAGCTCTTGCTGAATTTaag GTCCAGGTCGAAAACTACGTAGCCATTACCACAGAGATCGCACAG ACTCATGACGAGCCGTGGCTCGAGGCTGAAGTGGAGGCTGAAATAGTTGACGAGGTCCAAGCGAAAGTAGAGGCAGTAGTTGAGGAAGAACCAGAGCCCGATCCCGTGGTCAAGGCCGAAGCTGCCCCAGTTGTAGAAGCTGAACTTGAAGAGTCGGGAATCAAAGACGGAGACAATCCTATCGTCAAAGCTGAAGCCATTCCTGAAGATATTGATGTAGAAAAG CATGAGACTGTTATGACAGAGGCACCTGAAGAGGTTCCAGTG GAGACAGAAATTATCCCAGAAAAGCTGTGGAAGCCCGTGGAAGCACCGGTCGAAGAAGCCCCCGTAGCCGAGGTCGCTCCAGCAGAGCTCCTTGTAGAG GCCCCAGTAGACCCTGTCATCAACATAATGGCTGACTTTGCCATCACAGAATCTGTTCCCGTTGCGGAGGCAGCCATGGCTGAACAG GTGCCCGCAGTCCCAACGGATTCACTTGACGCCCTATCGGAGTTGCTGAACGACGTCACTCTAGTCACTGAGCCCGCCCCTGTCACAGCTGATAAAGTCATTGAC GAGCCAGAGTGTGAGGAGAAAGAG GCTAAAGAGGAAATTGAAGCCCAGATGGAAATCGAGGCTAAAAAGGATGCCATAGATGAGAAGACGGTCCTTGACGTCATCTCTGGAGATTTATCTGCCCCCGACTCTGTCATCTCAGAACTGCAGTGTCACACGCAGCTCGCCGCCCCCAAG gATATCCCAGCAGAGGCCGTGCTGAATGGACAGATGGCAGCTGAGGTGGCCATTGAGGGATAG
- the LOC106585698 gene encoding fibrous sheath CABYR-binding protein isoform X4 — protein MPSKRKKNKRRMRRVAIPIPEAPVSALAEFKVQVENYVAITTEIAQTHDEPWLEAEVEAEIVDEVQAKVEAVVEEEPEPDPVVKAEAAPVVEAELEESGIKDGDNPIVKAEAIPEDIDVEKHETVMTEAPEEVPVETEIIPEKLWKPVEAPVEEAPVAEVAPAELLVEAPVDPVINIMADFAITESVPVAEAAMAEQVPAVPTDSLDALSELLNDVTLVTEPAPVTADKVIDEPECEEKEAKEEIEAQMEIEAKKDAIDEKTVLDVISGDLSAPDSVISELQCHTQLAAPKDIPAEAVLNGQMAAEVAIEG, from the exons ATGCCCAGCAAGAGGAAGAAGAACAAGCGCCGCATGAGAAGGGTG GCCATACCCATTCCTGAGGCCCCTGTGTCAGCTCTTGCTGAATTTaag GTCCAGGTCGAAAACTACGTAGCCATTACCACAGAGATCGCACAG ACTCATGACGAGCCGTGGCTCGAGGCTGAAGTGGAGGCTGAAATAGTTGACGAGGTCCAAGCGAAAGTAGAGGCAGTAGTTGAGGAAGAACCAGAGCCCGATCCCGTGGTCAAGGCCGAAGCTGCCCCAGTTGTAGAAGCTGAACTTGAAGAGTCGGGAATCAAAGACGGAGACAATCCTATCGTCAAAGCTGAAGCCATTCCTGAAGATATTGATGTAGAAAAG CATGAGACTGTTATGACAGAGGCACCTGAAGAGGTTCCAGTG GAGACAGAAATTATCCCAGAAAAGCTGTGGAAGCCCGTGGAAGCACCGGTCGAAGAAGCCCCCGTAGCCGAGGTCGCTCCAGCAGAGCTCCTTGTAGAG GCCCCAGTAGACCCTGTCATCAACATAATGGCTGACTTTGCCATCACAGAATCTGTTCCCGTTGCGGAGGCAGCCATGGCTGAACAG GTGCCCGCAGTCCCAACGGATTCACTTGACGCCCTATCGGAGTTGCTGAACGACGTCACTCTAGTCACTGAGCCCGCCCCTGTCACAGCTGATAAAGTCATTGAC GAGCCAGAGTGTGAGGAGAAAGAG GCTAAAGAGGAAATTGAAGCCCAGATGGAAATCGAGGCTAAAAAGGATGCCATAGATGAGAAGACGGTCCTTGACGTCATCTCTGGAGATTTATCTGCCCCCGACTCTGTCATCTCAGAACTGCAGTGTCACACGCAGCTCGCCGCCCCCAAG gATATCCCAGCAGAGGCCGTGCTGAATGGACAGATGGCAGCTGAGGTGGCCATTGAGGGATAG